The DNA window gatttttgaaactgacttgggagaatttttcgaaaaatttggaaaaattttaagaaaaattttggaaaagtcttatctttttatcttatcaatttctccctttttgattattttatttaaaattatcaaatccatgtagaaatgcaagtgtaggccggtttcaaaaataactttatatatataagtagataaccgaaaatagaAAATGTAATATAGAAACACTAAGATAAGCATAGTTAAGAGAAAGGgagcccctattccgagtcgGAGAAGTCGTAGCTGGCCATCAAATCCTTGTTCCGTTTTCTCTTAACCGGTTGCGGTTGACTTGCTGATTCggagactcgttgtcttgtgGGCCGCCGCTCTAGgtgctcttcatcttcttcttcttctgtgtgAGTAGCCTGATCTGGTTGACTTTCAATAACCGTGTTAGTGACCTCATTCAGCAGCTCGGCCACTTGAGCCTTCTTTGATGATTTCCGTTTCCgttttgccggaaccgaagatGAAGGGGCCTCCTTTTGCTTCTTGTGAGCGGATGCAAATCCCTCAAGCCTTTGtctttcattatctaaccgctCTGCATCCTTTCGTTGCTAAGCAGCTACAGATTCTTCAAGTCCCAGATATTTAGCCCTTGTTCTTCGTTCGCGCTCGGCTCTTTCTTCCTCAGTTAGTTGCGGTGGCTCCTTTGCTAACCTTGCTTCTTCGTCCATCGCATCCTGGACTTCCTGAGCCGCTCGGGCATTCGCTTCCACAACCGCAGCATCCACATTCATCTTAGCTTTGATTAATTCATCAACTTGTGCGGTaagcgccttgaggtcggcctCGAGTTTgtcgttgcggtcttcaagacccgcattcttcttttccagtTCCGAGACCCTATCAAGTGTTGAGCCGACTAGATCCTCAGTGACCTCTTTTAATCTTTgttcggtctctctttcaagccgaTCGAAGTCATCCTTTAGTCCTGAGGTGTCTTCTTCCAAGGTCTCAGTTCGGTGAAGATGGTTGCTGCGCAAAACCGCTTCTTCCCGGTAGTCAGCTTCGACTTGTGAGATCCGGTCATCTGTCCTTAACAGAGTATGCCTTGTATTGTTGGCGAACCGGAGTGCCAGGCTTACGGttctcttcatcttctcctcTAGTGGGTGAATCGCTGAgtctgcaaactcttgaaggAGGAACTTAACTCTTTCTTCTGTAATGCCCGGTTCGGCGACTCCCGGTTCTTCATGTTGAAGTTGCGCGGTGATAGGAGTCTCCGTCCTTTCATCGGTTTCGTTTGTTACTGGATCCGCCCGAAACGGTGTTGCACTATGAGTTTGACCCTTATCTATCTGAGAAGCTGGAGAGTGCGGTATTTCGCGTTGTCTGCACATCACctccagccgctctatttcttcATCGAGTTCTCCTCTCGCTTTCTCAAGTCTTTCTAACACCAAGGGCGTTAAGTTATCCTTCGGTGTTCCCTCTTCGTACCGTTCCTTAATCTTCCGGATCCGTACGGTTAGCTTCTGTAGCCGGGCTCGCGGTCTTATGATGGCGGTTCGGTCCAAAGCTTCGTGAATGGTTTCCGCGTTTGTGAGGCTCATGACTGCGTCCTCTATCTCCTTCATTCTTTTGAAGCATTCTTCGTCGGTGAAGCCCGgtaaaatgtgtttaaaaaGTTTGCTGAACCggtactcgtgccattcccggtatataTCGCCAACCTTTTCACCTCGCAGTGCAATGACCTCCAGGATTCGGCGCGCTATAATATCGGCCTTCGTCTggtcgtcctcctcctcctcttcactGCCTTCTTCATCGGCCTCGTCGTTTTCAGGATTTGCGCCCGTACCGGTATTATCGGGACTTGGACCCGAAAGCTCTTCATCGTTCGGTCTTTCATCATCGGTTTTCTCAGATTCGGTTCGTTCAGATGTGGAGGCCGACTCTTCCTCCTCTGTTTGTGATGGCGGTTCCGAGAATACTATCTTCTCCTTGCCTTTGCTTTCGGCCTTTTTCTTTCGCCGGGGCCGATTTCTTGGAGGatgtcttctttcggccacctgtggagccGGGtgccggctgcttcctctccAGGAAGTGTTTGGATCTTATTAACCGTCCTGATCGGATAGtgacaccaggaccggtgttgatgttatgATGGAGCAATATTTTTCCAAgggggatggcgtatccccatgaccgggcaGAATCTGGTTTCACCATATCTTTCAAGTTGTTGAATATTTCCTTCGCCCAGTTTACCTTCGTACCTTCTATTAAGCCGACTAGCATCCCGATTTTGGCCTTGGTGAGGCTATTGTAATTTCCTCCTCTCGCCTGAACCGCCTTTGTGAATATGTCACAAAGTGGTATGTACTCCGGTCGTAGTGTTGCTTTGTTACCGAATACTTTCACCGGTTCCTTGGTTGCTGAAAGAATCTAGCATGCTGCCTCGAACGTTTTTAGTTCTATATCCGCCGCTGCATCTCTGCCGACTGTTGGGAGGCGTAGGCTTTCCGGAACCGATTCTTCGGTTAGCTCGAATTCGGTATCGCTgacagtcgcggtgatcttgtcgccagaaagagttgcggtgttgaagaattcttcaaccgcctCTCTATATAGAACATGTGGACCGCCGAGAAAGTACTCAAGTCCGGCCTCGGTAACCCGGTCAATAACTCCTTTTGCTGCAGGCGTGCCtttctgtcggatttcctcgaaatccacctgagtcaTGTGCTTGAATAAAACCGAATTGCGCCCCATCTTAGAagtttgagagagtttgaagaATACAAGAGCAAATAACcgcttgagagagtttgagagcttagagagagaaagctgttcCGCGTGAGAGTGGAAATGAAAGTGGCCAAGAGGCCCTCTTTTATAagtgcggtttggaaacccaaccgtcccatcaatatttggcgggagttttccctccaaaccGAATAGGTGGCAAATAGTGGGCGGGAAACCAAAGGCGGTAATCGAATAGGCGCCAAtccgtgggcggtaaaccagGGTTTTGGAATTTTGAGCGGGAGAATTGGGCgtgaaatttccctccaaaatttttgCTTTCGACTTTGATGACGCAATCTCCTTTTGAAACCGATTGATGCTGCGGTTTTCTTAACCGGAGAGTTATCGAgagttaaccggttattttgagtaagcagaattttgcaatcttttgagtttaagcggtttttctttgagaccggatAGGAGCGCGGttattttgataatgttaaccggttacttagatagatattcaaaatatttagacGATCCGGTCATTTAAACTTAAATGGAATTGTATTGAAGAGACATTACAgaataaaaaccgaaagatagatCGGTGTGAAAACAGACATACATAAGATGGAAgaatacaacttatgtaataaccattTTAGAAAACTTTTCTTCAACCGCATCCATGTCAAGGATGTTCGAaggggatgccggtgtgcccggtccaaactctggccggtacttgagaatcagctTACT is part of the Impatiens glandulifera chromosome 1, dImpGla2.1, whole genome shotgun sequence genome and encodes:
- the LOC124931203 gene encoding neurofilament heavy polypeptide-like, giving the protein MLVGLIEGTKVNWAKEIFNNLKDMVKPDSARSWGYAIPLGKILLHHNINTGPGVTIRSGRLIRSKHFLERKQPAPGSTEEEESASTSERTESEKTDDERPNDEELSGPSPDNTGTGANPENDEADEEGSEEEEEDDQTKADIIARRILEVIALRGEKVGDIYREWHEYRFSKLFKHILPGFTDEECFKRMKEIEDAVMSLTNAETIHEALDRTAIIRPRARLQKLTVRIRKIKERYEEGTPKDNLTPLVLERLEKARGELDEEIERLEVMCRQREIPHSPASQIDKGQTHSATPFRADPVTNETDERTETPITAQLQHEEPGVAEPGITEERVKFLLQEFADSAIHPLEEKMKRTVSLALRFANNTRHTLLRTDDRISQVEADYREEAVLRSNHLHRTETLEEDTSGLKDDFDRLERETEQRLKEVTEDLVGSTLDRVSELEKKNAGLEDRNDKLEADLKALTAQVDELIKAKMNVDAAVVEANARAAQEVQDAMDEEARLAKEPPQLTEEERAERERRTRAKYLGLEESQKEAPSSSVPAKRKRKSSKKAQVAELLNEVTNTVIESQPDQATHTEEEEDEEHLERRPTRQRVSESASQPQPVKRKRNKDLMASYDFSDSE